One window of the Alligator mississippiensis isolate rAllMis1 chromosome 5, rAllMis1, whole genome shotgun sequence genome contains the following:
- the TRIM28 gene encoding transcription intermediary factor 1-beta isoform X3: protein MSGPAAAAEAGGPGGEKRAEALDLVEQCGVCHERLRGEREPRLLPCLHSVCRACLGPEPEPPASAGAANKEERVIDCPVCKHQCYLKDIVENYFMRDSGTEPATDSKEANQCCTSCEDNAPATSYCVECSEPLCETCVDAHQRVKYTKDHTVRSTGGSKSKEGARTVYCSVHKQEPLVLFCDTCDTLTCRDCQLNAHKDHQYQFLEDAVRNQRKMLSSLVKRLGDKHANLQKSTKEVRSSIRQVTDVQKRVQVDVKMAILQIMKELNKRGKVLVSDAQKVTEGQQEKLERQHWAMTKLQRHQEHILRFASWALESDNNTALLLSKKLIYFQLHRALKMIVDPVEPQCDMKFQWDLNAWTKSAETFGTIVSERNVTLPTPAPNAQPAQTQRANATGPAAGGAAKQVSSTSQGVQQVTVQSSVVSKGQYAPGPLLLPSNQVGPKRIAAAAATASPDSFNAEGNAQASSTTQPMDTHDEGYSNSELADGAFSGRAEANVSGLKRTKATDGDVNSIMRKVPRVSLERLDVDLTADSQPPVFKVFPGNTNEDYNLIVIERGAQQATAPHPGAVVKEEQMEAAIEEPKDTKPVILSHDAEGNVPRLISPSGSSSSGLDVQPAHNQDSGLEATDSAHCKVCQKAGSVVMCNQCEQCYHLDCHLPVLQEIPSQEWRCLLCQDLSAFGDEDGTSFPTSEGPQKLSPSDQQKCERVLLELLCHEPCRPLHQLCNSTEGQNTIDLTLIRAKLQEKLSPPYRSPEEFAEDVWRMIKQFNKLTEDKEDVQSIIELQRFFEAKMSVSFGDRKFSAVLVEPIHLDELGGEGGSSLGRSSPTGPPGDGATTTTTPKEDA from the exons TGATAGACTGTCCAGTCTGCAAACACCAGTGTTACCTGAAAGATATTGTGGAGAACTATTTCATGAGAGACAGTGGGACAGAGCCTGCTACAGACAGTAAGGAGGCCAACCAG TGCTGCACCAGCTGTGAGGACAATGCCCCTGCTACCAGCTACTGTGTGGAGTGCTCAGAGCCACTGTGTGAGACTTGTGTTGATGCACACCAGCGGGTGAAGTACACAAAGGATCACACAGTCCGGTCCACAG GTGGGTCGAAGTCCAAGGAGGGGGCACGCACAGTCTACTGCTCTGTCCACAAGCAGGAGCCCTTGGTACTCTTTTGTGACACCTGTGACACACTGACCTGCCGTGACTGTCAGCTCAATGCGCACAAGGATCACCA GTACCAGTTCCTGGAGGATGCTGTCAGGAACCAGCGCAAGATGCTGTCATCACTTGTGAAGCGCCTGGGGGACAAGCATGCCAACCTGCAGAAATCCACCAAGGAAGTGCGCAGCTC GATTCGGCAGGTGACAGATGTGCAGAAGCGGGTCCAGGTAGATGTGAAGATGGCCATTCTGCAAATAATGAAGGAGCTCAATAAGCGTGGCAAAGTGCTGGTCAGCGATGCACAG AAAGtgacagaggggcagcaggagaagcTGGAGCGGCAACATTGGGCCATGACTAAGTTGCAGCGCCACCAGGAGCACATCCTGCGATTTGCATCCTGGGCCTTGGAGAGTGACAACAacactgccctgctgctctctaagaaactg ATCTACTTCCAGCTGCACCGTGCCCTCAAGATGATTGTTGACCCTGTAGAGCCTCAGTGTGATATGAAGTTCCAGTGGGACCTGAATGCCTGGACCAAGAGTGCTGAGACCTTTG GAACAATTGTGTCAGAGAGGAATGTTACCCTGCCAACACCAGCCCCCAATGCCCAGCCTGCGCAGACCCAGCGTGCCAACGCCactggcccagcagcaggaggagcggCGAAACAGGTCTCCAGCACTTCCCAG GGTGTGCAGCAAGTCACTGTGCAGTCCAGTGTTGTGAGCAAGGGTCAGTATGCCCCGGGACCCCTGCTACTGCCCTCCAACCAGGTGGGGCCAAAacggattgctgctgctgctgccactgcatcccCTGACTCGTTCAACGCTGAAGGCAATGCTCAGGCATCCTCCACCACACAA CCCATGGACACTCATGATGAAGGCTATTCCAACTCTGAGCTAG CAGATGGTGCTTTCTCTGGAAGGGCTGAAGCTAATGTATCAGGATTGAAGAG GACCAAGGCAACAGATGGTGATGTGAACAGCATCATGCGTAAGGTGCCACGTGTCAGCTTGGAGCGCCTCGATGTGGACTTGACCGCTGATAGCCAGCCACCTGTCTTCAAGGTTTTCCCTGGCAACACCAATGAGGACTACAACCTCATTGTCATTGAGCGTGGGGCCCAGCAGGCCACTGCCCCACATCCTGGAGCTGTGGTTAAG GAGGAGCAGATGGAGGCAGCAATTGAGGAGCCAAAGGATACCAAACCAGTCATCTTGTCCCACGATGCTGAGGGTAATGTGCCCCGCCTCATCTCCCCAAGCGGGAGCAGCAGTTCTGGCCTGGATGTACAACCAGCCCACAACCAGGACAGTGGCTTAGAGGCAACCGACTCGGCACACTGCAAGGTCTGCCAGAAGGCTGGCTCTGTGGTGATGTGTAACCAGTGTGAGCAATGCTACCACCTGGACTGccacctccctgtgctgcagGAGATCCCTAG CCAGGAATGGAGGTGCCTGTTGTGCCAGGACCTATCGGCATTTGGTGATGAGGACGGCACCAGCTTCCCCACTTCGGAGGGTCCTCAAAAACTCTCTCCCTCGGACCAGCAG AAGTGTGAGCGTGTCCTGCTGGAGTTGCTGTGCCATGAGCCCTGCCGGCCTCTTCATCAACTCTGCAACTCCACG GAGGGTCAGAACACCATTGACCTGACCTTGATCCGGGCCAAACTGCAGGAGAAGCTATCTCCACCTTACCGCTCCCCTGAGGAGTTTGCTGAAGATGTTTGGAGGATGATCAAGCAGTTCAACAAGCTGACGGAG GACAAAGAAGATGTCCAGTCCATCATTGAACTGCAGCGCTTCTTTGAGGCCAAGATGAGCGTCTCCTTTGGTGACAGGAAGTTTTCTGCAGTGTTGGTTGAGCCCATCCACCTGGACGAGCTAGGTGGTGAGGGTGGCAGCAGTCTGGGCCGCAgctcccccactggccccccgGGTGATGgtgctaccaccaccaccactccaaAGGAGGATGCTTAG
- the TRIM28 gene encoding transcription intermediary factor 1-beta isoform X1: MSGPAAAAEAGGPGGEKRAEALDLVEQCGVCHERLRGEREPRLLPCLHSVCRACLGPEPEPPASAGAANKEERVIDCPVCKHQCYLKDIVENYFMRDSGTEPATDSKEANQCCTSCEDNAPATSYCVECSEPLCETCVDAHQRVKYTKDHTVRSTGGSKSKEGARTVYCSVHKQEPLVLFCDTCDTLTCRDCQLNAHKDHQYQFLEDAVRNQRKMLSSLVKRLGDKHANLQKSTKEVRSSIRQVTDVQKRVQVDVKMAILQIMKELNKRGKVLVSDAQKVTEGQQEKLERQHWAMTKLQRHQEHILRFASWALESDNNTALLLSKKLIYFQLHRALKMIVDPVEPQCDMKFQWDLNAWTKSAETFGTIVSERNVTLPTPAPNAQPAQTQRANATGPAAGGAAKQVSSTSQVLAPLKNVSPMVPSRPRAAVPQSQPPPLQQQPPMQSSRILTATTAPLVNTGSTVVQPLQVQLVQQGGLLQMNGQQQVMGQLVLVPQVNGTQGVQQVTVQSSVVSKGQYAPGPLLLPSNQVGPKRIAAAAATASPDSFNAEGNAQASSTTQPMDTHDEGYSNSELADGAFSGRAEANVSGLKRTKATDGDVNSIMRKVPRVSLERLDVDLTADSQPPVFKVFPGNTNEDYNLIVIERGAQQATAPHPGAVVKEEQMEAAIEEPKDTKPVILSHDAEGNVPRLISPSGSSSSGLDVQPAHNQDSGLEATDSAHCKVCQKAGSVVMCNQCEQCYHLDCHLPVLQEIPSQEWRCLLCQDLSAFGDEDGTSFPTSEGPQKLSPSDQQKCERVLLELLCHEPCRPLHQLCNSTEGQNTIDLTLIRAKLQEKLSPPYRSPEEFAEDVWRMIKQFNKLTEDKEDVQSIIELQRFFEAKMSVSFGDRKFSAVLVEPIHLDELGGEGGSSLGRSSPTGPPGDGATTTTTPKEDA, translated from the exons TGATAGACTGTCCAGTCTGCAAACACCAGTGTTACCTGAAAGATATTGTGGAGAACTATTTCATGAGAGACAGTGGGACAGAGCCTGCTACAGACAGTAAGGAGGCCAACCAG TGCTGCACCAGCTGTGAGGACAATGCCCCTGCTACCAGCTACTGTGTGGAGTGCTCAGAGCCACTGTGTGAGACTTGTGTTGATGCACACCAGCGGGTGAAGTACACAAAGGATCACACAGTCCGGTCCACAG GTGGGTCGAAGTCCAAGGAGGGGGCACGCACAGTCTACTGCTCTGTCCACAAGCAGGAGCCCTTGGTACTCTTTTGTGACACCTGTGACACACTGACCTGCCGTGACTGTCAGCTCAATGCGCACAAGGATCACCA GTACCAGTTCCTGGAGGATGCTGTCAGGAACCAGCGCAAGATGCTGTCATCACTTGTGAAGCGCCTGGGGGACAAGCATGCCAACCTGCAGAAATCCACCAAGGAAGTGCGCAGCTC GATTCGGCAGGTGACAGATGTGCAGAAGCGGGTCCAGGTAGATGTGAAGATGGCCATTCTGCAAATAATGAAGGAGCTCAATAAGCGTGGCAAAGTGCTGGTCAGCGATGCACAG AAAGtgacagaggggcagcaggagaagcTGGAGCGGCAACATTGGGCCATGACTAAGTTGCAGCGCCACCAGGAGCACATCCTGCGATTTGCATCCTGGGCCTTGGAGAGTGACAACAacactgccctgctgctctctaagaaactg ATCTACTTCCAGCTGCACCGTGCCCTCAAGATGATTGTTGACCCTGTAGAGCCTCAGTGTGATATGAAGTTCCAGTGGGACCTGAATGCCTGGACCAAGAGTGCTGAGACCTTTG GAACAATTGTGTCAGAGAGGAATGTTACCCTGCCAACACCAGCCCCCAATGCCCAGCCTGCGCAGACCCAGCGTGCCAACGCCactggcccagcagcaggaggagcggCGAAACAGGTCTCCAGCACTTCCCAGGTACTGGCACCTCTTAAGAATGTCTCTCCTATGGTCCCAAGCCGGCCCCGGGCTGCTGTCCCCCAGAGCCAGCCTCcgcctctgcagcagcagccgccaatGCAGTCTTCCCGGATCCTGACGGCCACCACGGCCCCCCTGGTAAACACCGGCAGCACCGTCGTACAGCCCCTACAGGTCCAGCTAGTGCAGCAAGGCGGCCTCCTGCAGATGAATGGTCAGCAGCAAGTCATGGGCCAGCTGGTGCTCGTCCCCCAGGTCAATGGGACTCAG GGTGTGCAGCAAGTCACTGTGCAGTCCAGTGTTGTGAGCAAGGGTCAGTATGCCCCGGGACCCCTGCTACTGCCCTCCAACCAGGTGGGGCCAAAacggattgctgctgctgctgccactgcatcccCTGACTCGTTCAACGCTGAAGGCAATGCTCAGGCATCCTCCACCACACAA CCCATGGACACTCATGATGAAGGCTATTCCAACTCTGAGCTAG CAGATGGTGCTTTCTCTGGAAGGGCTGAAGCTAATGTATCAGGATTGAAGAG GACCAAGGCAACAGATGGTGATGTGAACAGCATCATGCGTAAGGTGCCACGTGTCAGCTTGGAGCGCCTCGATGTGGACTTGACCGCTGATAGCCAGCCACCTGTCTTCAAGGTTTTCCCTGGCAACACCAATGAGGACTACAACCTCATTGTCATTGAGCGTGGGGCCCAGCAGGCCACTGCCCCACATCCTGGAGCTGTGGTTAAG GAGGAGCAGATGGAGGCAGCAATTGAGGAGCCAAAGGATACCAAACCAGTCATCTTGTCCCACGATGCTGAGGGTAATGTGCCCCGCCTCATCTCCCCAAGCGGGAGCAGCAGTTCTGGCCTGGATGTACAACCAGCCCACAACCAGGACAGTGGCTTAGAGGCAACCGACTCGGCACACTGCAAGGTCTGCCAGAAGGCTGGCTCTGTGGTGATGTGTAACCAGTGTGAGCAATGCTACCACCTGGACTGccacctccctgtgctgcagGAGATCCCTAG CCAGGAATGGAGGTGCCTGTTGTGCCAGGACCTATCGGCATTTGGTGATGAGGACGGCACCAGCTTCCCCACTTCGGAGGGTCCTCAAAAACTCTCTCCCTCGGACCAGCAG AAGTGTGAGCGTGTCCTGCTGGAGTTGCTGTGCCATGAGCCCTGCCGGCCTCTTCATCAACTCTGCAACTCCACG GAGGGTCAGAACACCATTGACCTGACCTTGATCCGGGCCAAACTGCAGGAGAAGCTATCTCCACCTTACCGCTCCCCTGAGGAGTTTGCTGAAGATGTTTGGAGGATGATCAAGCAGTTCAACAAGCTGACGGAG GACAAAGAAGATGTCCAGTCCATCATTGAACTGCAGCGCTTCTTTGAGGCCAAGATGAGCGTCTCCTTTGGTGACAGGAAGTTTTCTGCAGTGTTGGTTGAGCCCATCCACCTGGACGAGCTAGGTGGTGAGGGTGGCAGCAGTCTGGGCCGCAgctcccccactggccccccgGGTGATGgtgctaccaccaccaccactccaaAGGAGGATGCTTAG
- the TRIM28 gene encoding transcription intermediary factor 1-beta isoform X2, whose translation MSGPAAAAEAGGPGGEKRAEALDLVEQCGVCHERLRGEREPRLLPCLHSVCRACLGPEPEPPASAGAANKEERVIDCPVCKHQCYLKDIVENYFMRDSGTEPATDSKEANQCCTSCEDNAPATSYCVECSEPLCETCVDAHQRVKYTKDHTVRSTGGSKSKEGARTVYCSVHKQEPLVLFCDTCDTLTCRDCQLNAHKDHQYQFLEDAVRNQRKMLSSLVKRLGDKHANLQKSTKEVRSSIRQVTDVQKRVQVDVKMAILQIMKELNKRGKVLVSDAQKVTEGQQEKLERQHWAMTKLQRHQEHILRFASWALESDNNTALLLSKKLIYFQLHRALKMIVDPVEPQCDMKFQWDLNAWTKSAETFGTIVSERNVTLPTPAPNAQPAQTQRANATGPAAGGAAKQVSSTSQVLAPLKNVSPMVPSRPRAAVPQSQPPPLQQQPPMQSSRILTATTAPLVNTGSTVVQPLQVQLVQQGGLLQMNGQQQVMGQLVLVPQVNGTQGVQQVTVQSSVVSKGQYAPGPLLLPSNQVGPKRIAAAAATASPDSFNAEGNAQASSTTQPMDTHDEGYSNSELDGAFSGRAEANVSGLKRTKATDGDVNSIMRKVPRVSLERLDVDLTADSQPPVFKVFPGNTNEDYNLIVIERGAQQATAPHPGAVVKEEQMEAAIEEPKDTKPVILSHDAEGNVPRLISPSGSSSSGLDVQPAHNQDSGLEATDSAHCKVCQKAGSVVMCNQCEQCYHLDCHLPVLQEIPSQEWRCLLCQDLSAFGDEDGTSFPTSEGPQKLSPSDQQKCERVLLELLCHEPCRPLHQLCNSTEGQNTIDLTLIRAKLQEKLSPPYRSPEEFAEDVWRMIKQFNKLTEDKEDVQSIIELQRFFEAKMSVSFGDRKFSAVLVEPIHLDELGGEGGSSLGRSSPTGPPGDGATTTTTPKEDA comes from the exons TGATAGACTGTCCAGTCTGCAAACACCAGTGTTACCTGAAAGATATTGTGGAGAACTATTTCATGAGAGACAGTGGGACAGAGCCTGCTACAGACAGTAAGGAGGCCAACCAG TGCTGCACCAGCTGTGAGGACAATGCCCCTGCTACCAGCTACTGTGTGGAGTGCTCAGAGCCACTGTGTGAGACTTGTGTTGATGCACACCAGCGGGTGAAGTACACAAAGGATCACACAGTCCGGTCCACAG GTGGGTCGAAGTCCAAGGAGGGGGCACGCACAGTCTACTGCTCTGTCCACAAGCAGGAGCCCTTGGTACTCTTTTGTGACACCTGTGACACACTGACCTGCCGTGACTGTCAGCTCAATGCGCACAAGGATCACCA GTACCAGTTCCTGGAGGATGCTGTCAGGAACCAGCGCAAGATGCTGTCATCACTTGTGAAGCGCCTGGGGGACAAGCATGCCAACCTGCAGAAATCCACCAAGGAAGTGCGCAGCTC GATTCGGCAGGTGACAGATGTGCAGAAGCGGGTCCAGGTAGATGTGAAGATGGCCATTCTGCAAATAATGAAGGAGCTCAATAAGCGTGGCAAAGTGCTGGTCAGCGATGCACAG AAAGtgacagaggggcagcaggagaagcTGGAGCGGCAACATTGGGCCATGACTAAGTTGCAGCGCCACCAGGAGCACATCCTGCGATTTGCATCCTGGGCCTTGGAGAGTGACAACAacactgccctgctgctctctaagaaactg ATCTACTTCCAGCTGCACCGTGCCCTCAAGATGATTGTTGACCCTGTAGAGCCTCAGTGTGATATGAAGTTCCAGTGGGACCTGAATGCCTGGACCAAGAGTGCTGAGACCTTTG GAACAATTGTGTCAGAGAGGAATGTTACCCTGCCAACACCAGCCCCCAATGCCCAGCCTGCGCAGACCCAGCGTGCCAACGCCactggcccagcagcaggaggagcggCGAAACAGGTCTCCAGCACTTCCCAGGTACTGGCACCTCTTAAGAATGTCTCTCCTATGGTCCCAAGCCGGCCCCGGGCTGCTGTCCCCCAGAGCCAGCCTCcgcctctgcagcagcagccgccaatGCAGTCTTCCCGGATCCTGACGGCCACCACGGCCCCCCTGGTAAACACCGGCAGCACCGTCGTACAGCCCCTACAGGTCCAGCTAGTGCAGCAAGGCGGCCTCCTGCAGATGAATGGTCAGCAGCAAGTCATGGGCCAGCTGGTGCTCGTCCCCCAGGTCAATGGGACTCAG GGTGTGCAGCAAGTCACTGTGCAGTCCAGTGTTGTGAGCAAGGGTCAGTATGCCCCGGGACCCCTGCTACTGCCCTCCAACCAGGTGGGGCCAAAacggattgctgctgctgctgccactgcatcccCTGACTCGTTCAACGCTGAAGGCAATGCTCAGGCATCCTCCACCACACAA CCCATGGACACTCATGATGAAGGCTATTCCAACTCTGAGCTAG ATGGTGCTTTCTCTGGAAGGGCTGAAGCTAATGTATCAGGATTGAAGAG GACCAAGGCAACAGATGGTGATGTGAACAGCATCATGCGTAAGGTGCCACGTGTCAGCTTGGAGCGCCTCGATGTGGACTTGACCGCTGATAGCCAGCCACCTGTCTTCAAGGTTTTCCCTGGCAACACCAATGAGGACTACAACCTCATTGTCATTGAGCGTGGGGCCCAGCAGGCCACTGCCCCACATCCTGGAGCTGTGGTTAAG GAGGAGCAGATGGAGGCAGCAATTGAGGAGCCAAAGGATACCAAACCAGTCATCTTGTCCCACGATGCTGAGGGTAATGTGCCCCGCCTCATCTCCCCAAGCGGGAGCAGCAGTTCTGGCCTGGATGTACAACCAGCCCACAACCAGGACAGTGGCTTAGAGGCAACCGACTCGGCACACTGCAAGGTCTGCCAGAAGGCTGGCTCTGTGGTGATGTGTAACCAGTGTGAGCAATGCTACCACCTGGACTGccacctccctgtgctgcagGAGATCCCTAG CCAGGAATGGAGGTGCCTGTTGTGCCAGGACCTATCGGCATTTGGTGATGAGGACGGCACCAGCTTCCCCACTTCGGAGGGTCCTCAAAAACTCTCTCCCTCGGACCAGCAG AAGTGTGAGCGTGTCCTGCTGGAGTTGCTGTGCCATGAGCCCTGCCGGCCTCTTCATCAACTCTGCAACTCCACG GAGGGTCAGAACACCATTGACCTGACCTTGATCCGGGCCAAACTGCAGGAGAAGCTATCTCCACCTTACCGCTCCCCTGAGGAGTTTGCTGAAGATGTTTGGAGGATGATCAAGCAGTTCAACAAGCTGACGGAG GACAAAGAAGATGTCCAGTCCATCATTGAACTGCAGCGCTTCTTTGAGGCCAAGATGAGCGTCTCCTTTGGTGACAGGAAGTTTTCTGCAGTGTTGGTTGAGCCCATCCACCTGGACGAGCTAGGTGGTGAGGGTGGCAGCAGTCTGGGCCGCAgctcccccactggccccccgGGTGATGgtgctaccaccaccaccactccaaAGGAGGATGCTTAG